One region of Cinclus cinclus chromosome 1, bCinCin1.1, whole genome shotgun sequence genomic DNA includes:
- the EIF1B gene encoding eukaryotic translation initiation factor 1b translates to MSSIQNLQSFDPFADATKGDDLLPAGTEDYIHIRIQQRNGRKTLTTVQGIADDYDKKKLVKAFKKKFACNGTVIEHPEYGEVIQLQGDQRKNICQFLLEIGIVKEEQLKVHGF, encoded by the exons ATGTCCTCGATCCAGAACCTCCAATCCTTCG ACCCCTTTGCTGATGCAACAAAGGGCGACGACTTACTCCCAGCAGGGACTGAAGATTACATTCATATAAGGATCCAGCAACGAAACGGAAGAAAGACACTAACAACTGTTCAGGGCATTGCAGATGATTATGACAAGAAGAAACTTGTGAAAGCTTTCAAAAAG AAATTTGCTTGTAATGGTACTGTGATTGAGCATCCTGAATACGGTGAAGTTATCCAGCTGCAAGGTGACCAGAGGAAGAACATTTGCCAGTTCCTCTTGGAG ATTGGCATTGTCAAGGAAGAACAACTGAAAGTTCATGGTTTCTAA